Within Vigna unguiculata cultivar IT97K-499-35 chromosome 2, ASM411807v1, whole genome shotgun sequence, the genomic segment ATTTGGTTTTCTCCTTAATACAGTTCCGTCGAGATTAATGTCTATGTACACGTAACATTGCTAGATGTACTTCATATGTTGCTTATACAAGTGGATATACCAAATTTTTCTTTAGTCACAAAGACAAATTTAGAGTTTTCAAGCAAAGAAAAAGGTGATATTTCTAAACATATACCAGCAACAAATTCAGGATAACTTTTTTTCACTGTAAAATGCTTCATCCTCACTATTTGGATACATACCTCAAATATTGTAAATTTAGAATTGTTCCAGCCAAGCAGTTCCACATGTTTCACATAATTTCGAGGTCGAAACGGTATAAATactcattcttctttttattctttgatataccttttaagaataaaattataataaaacttgtCATTACAAAACAGATAATACCTCTAatacatgataattttaatAGTCTCACGCTAAAATGTATTTACTGTGTTATTTGAATGTTATTTCTTATCAGCTGAGGCATGTACAAACCAGAAagcatttattttgttttcaatcttTTGTTCATTAAGTTATTAAATATTCTTCAAAAGATACCAAAGTCGTGGCTTGTAGAATGGTTCTATACTTCGACTAGGCATATTCCTTTTGTCTCTACTCTCTAACTTTCCGCAGTACTGTGCATTGATGATAGGCTAGAGAAAAGGAAGTTGGGAATTATTGCTTTGTAGCATgggaaaaatagaagaaaaacaaaactgcGGCCCCGAAACACACGAGTTCATTGTCCATTACTGAATAACAAGAAagttaaatatacaaaaatctCAGTGAGTTTTTACACTAAATTTTTCAAACTAAGAGCAGCGAATTGTCTCACACGCAGCATAGATGATCGACGATTTTACTGCGTTATATCAGTCCCCTTCAACCACATCCAATTGCtacaatttcattttcatccCATCAAACGGTTATGTTGCACATGCGGACCAACCAATTGTAGCAATCATCCACACTCTATCACAATCTACCGCTAATGAGGACACGTAGACGTGGTGATGACGAAAAGGTTGAGTAAGAGTGCAATTAGGGAAGTGGTTTTGCAAAGGAAAAATCGAAAAGGATCAAtcattttacacattttttccCTCTGGGATGCTTACATGTAGCTCTGCCTTTGGGTCACCAATTCTTGAGCATCACCCATTTTATGCAGTGAGAAAAAAACACCAGAACATCCCATATTGGTTCCCACATAGCTTTCACAACACCTAGGTGGGACCCGAAATACCCTCAGTTTTTCTGTGTCCCTTATTTGAGTGTTGTTTGGGATGCATCTTTTCTGTTTGATATAATACTCAAGCAGTAAAAGGAGAgagctttattaatatataaaggtGGGTGTGGGACTTTTGAGTCGTCTCAACAAGAAGCTAGTGTTGGTGACACTTTCCATTGGCTAGTTTGAAGGTTCGTATCGGTTAGTAGCAGTTGCTATGGGGAGACAACCTTGCTGTGACAAACTTGGAGTGAAGAAAGGTCCATGGACTGCTGAGGAAGACAAAAAACTGATAAACTTCATTCTCACCAATGGCCAGTGCTGTTGGCGTGCTGTTCCCAAGCTTGCTGGTCTTCGCCGTTGTGGTAAGAGTTGTCGTCTTCGCTGGACTAATTATCTCAGACCTGACTTGAAGAGAGGCCTCCTCACACAGGCAGAAGAACAACTTGTTATTGATCTCCATGCCCGTCTTGGAAACAGGTTAgtaatatttcttcttttttcactaCCTCACCTTCAACCAACCACACTTCCTTCtataaatttcaacaaaaaccATTACATGCTCCGCTACCCTATCATCTCTACTGATATCCACGTAACACAGGTAACTACATTTTCAAAACACGAAGAGGTATACTAATAACTTGTAGCTTTAGCTTGGTTTCTCCTTCAAACAAGTTTAAAGTCCTAGTCTTTTCATGCATATATGTTCAAGAAGGAACTTGCATTTGAAATCATGTTTCTAAAGCTGGATACTTAAGCAAAGTGATTAATTAAAGGTTTATTATTAGTATACAGACGTACAAGGATGACACTGTAAAAGTGGAGTAAATAGTGCATGCGTGTGTGAAGTGTTTCTACAAGGTTACAAATTATTGTATGTGATGTATTTATGATATAGTTTTTCTAGTTTATACTAAAAGTGCATAAAATTTAAAGTCATAAAAGTATGATAACTTGATAGCACGAAAAAGTCAATAGACTGAGGATGATTGTTGAGTAAAGAATAATGACGTATTGTTATCAGTTAGTAGATAATTCCTCACTTGAAGCTACCTATGCGGTTTGTTTGATATGGGTACTTACCTTTGGGACTAAGAAAGAGCCGTACAATGTTGGGACTTAACTTACGGAAGGGGTCATGAGTTTTTTGGATATGCAAGTGATTGTTGTAGTTTATCTATCTCAGGTGGTCCAAGATTGCTGCCAGGTTACCAGGAAGAACAGACAACGAGATTAAGAATCACTGGAACACACACATCAAGAAAAAGCTCCTTAAGATGGGTATTGATCCTGTTACTCATGAGCCTCTCAACAAAGAAGTCACATCACAGGATAGTTCTTCCCCTGCAGAgcatttttcacaagttgataATACTAATATCCATCAGGTTAAGGAAAACAGTGTGGCTCTCAACTTGGAAGAGAATTCCACCTCATCACCAGCAGAAAATTCTTCTGGGGAAGAATCCCTTTTGATGGATAGCATTTGCAGTGATGTGTCTTTGATGAACAGTATGTGGCTGGATGAAACTCCTCTTATGGACATGTTATGGGACAGTACACCTAAATTGGAGAATGAAAAGTTGCCAATGTGGGAGGATAATTGTCCTTGGTTGTTGGACTGCCAGGACTTTGGTATTCatgattttggttttaattGTTCCAGCGAGATTGAATCAAATGCACTGCAAACTCTAGACATGGACAGAAAAGGGCTTTAGAATGCAGTCCATCTAGTAAAGTGAGTTATCCTTAAGAAACAGAGCTAAAAAATATGTACTGAGATAAAATGGGAATAAATCCTCTGGTGTCCTTGTCACGTTCAAATTTTGTGTTTATATCTTTCTTGATGAATGATAAGGTCTCCTTGATTATTTGTCAAGAATGTGATACACAAAAGATTTGAACGTGATACTGTTATGTTAAAGTTTGACACAAGAGGATTAACAAAACACCATGGACTTGAATTTAGGTTCTTGGTGTTTAACTTTTATCTAGCTATTGTATTGCATAAAACTCCTGGAAGGTGTACTACAAACCTTTTCTCTTGTGAGGATAGTCACCAACCCAATCATACAAATGATTCCGAACATAATCCCCCAGATACCGCATTAAGTGGATTCTTGTAAGTTGTAAATGATGTAATCTTTTGTGTATGGTAGGCACAAGAAAATGGAAGATGGCATAATTGTGTAAGTTATTGTACATAGATGTTCAGTTTGAAAATACTGTTAAAATCTTCTTTTTACTGTGCTTATAAATTCTGCAGCAATTTTCTGATTTTCTGGTTTGTGTCAAAGATATATGGATAGACAAAAAAGATTGGGGAGATTAAAATGATGACTTTAGAATAACACTTTTGGAATTCTAATTCTAAAGAAACACAAGGGAGGAGGGCATGTTTTGTCATGCAGATGAGTGctttaattttccttttgttttgtttttgtaatgtATCGATAGTGCTTCAATGCTATCATATCCACCACAAGCTGACAAATGATAACATCACCCTCTCATTGTCGCCCACTCTTCCTCACCTTTTGCTGTTTCATCACTTTACTTTCTTTAATTATGCAGCGAGGCCAATTACCTTTTCAGAAATACACCAAACTATTTTCTAAATGAAAATGTCATCATTTTGTGAATAAAACTATCAAGGATTTTTACTGAAGATGTCAGCATTGGATAAAGAAATTGCACTTTGAGGAACATTTTGATTCATTGTGCATCTTGGAACGTGGTAGTACTCCCATTAGCTTAACTTGTGAAGAAGTTAGTGGAGTTAATCATTATAACATTTTAGAAAGCAAACAACACCATTAACCCATTTCactctatatttttttcattccaCATTTTATGTTATCTTCCAGGATTGTTCCAGAGCTTTAGAATCGGTGGAACATTGAACACCTGTCTTATGCTACAGTCATAAGCATTTATCTTCCTGAGATTCttggtttttaaattatatattaattcgACTCCCAATTAATCCAAGTCAAGTTAAAAACATCTACGTTTTGAGAGTATACAATTTCGGGAATCCAATTTCTTTCCAATCAAGTTTAAGTATACGATTTTTTCTCCAATCACTGTTCAGCCTTATGGGGGATTAGCTCCAAGCATATCGATAACATTTGGTATTTGATACATCGGACATAATTTCAGTAATACCTGATACGTGTATTtacttcaaattctttttttttttccatgctCCGTTGAGTTTTTGGTTATTTTCCTATTgttccttatttatttatttcacacatttaaaaaagaaattagaagtaaaataaatataaaataagtaaaatataaaacacattaaacttgatgataaaataaaatagacgttgaaagttttatattaactaaaaataagatttattaaCAATATAAAAGTGAGATACAAACTTATTTTACAAGTGTGGGGTTTAACATATCCTAATAAAATTGTTTAGATATTCGATTTCATGAACCGTTAATGAAACATCAACCAGTTTCTAACCCCacgttaaaaattaaaatgagtacttattcatttttaaaataaattagttatacatgcttatttttattaaaaacacttaaaaaaacTGAAACAAACCCATCTAATTTCAAAAactactataaaataaaataaataaaaaacattaatctataaaaggaaaaaatttgaAACCCTCTCAAAGATAAATCCTTTAACGTTTACCCTGTTTCTAACAATTAACCTAAATgcctccaaaaaaaaaaatcattaatttgaaAAACCTGAAACTAGCATACCCTAACATTTGAAAGATCAAAGTGACAAGAATGGAGTAGTGGAGTGTGATCCAATACAATTTCCTTAATCTAACAGTTCTGACATTGTTTCCGGTTAACCAGGGACCAACAAACTACAGAACATGCTCCTAGGAGTTGTTATTATGTCTTATTCTTCCCTTTCATCTCTCCTCATCAAATTCACACTTACTGGGTCCATGCCCTTTCCCTATGACCCCTCTCTCACTACCCCCTTCAGCTTCATCATCCCAAGGACAACCATGCTGAAAATCTTGTGATTTCACCTTCATCCAATCACTCCCATTCCTAATCTTTTCACTTTCTCTCCTTTCGTTCTTCCAAGTACCCCACTTTTCCAAGTGTTGCCCACCACCAATATAGCTATATTTTTTGCCCTTTCAATTTCTTCAACTCATCAACTCCAATTTCTCAAACCTAAGGCCTCTGAGCTCCCCCTGCTATTTTGTTCCCAGCATTGAGATCCTTCGGGTAGTTTATCCCCTTCATGAGTTCAGCATCTTATCTTATCTATGTGCTTCATTGCCCCCTTTGTCCTTcgtttttttatctatttatccaattttatttctttttttttgttttcctttttccaCTTTCGATGTGAACAGATTTTGTCAATTTAGGCCAATATATTGTGTTTCTTTACCTGTCATGAAATGAAGTGTCTCCTAGTAATGAATCACGAGTGGTAACCAGAAGACGAagttattgatttaatttattccTTCGGGTTATTGAGCAGCTGAATGATTATTATAGAAACCCTAGGTGATGCTAAATCATTACAAGCTGATGCGAATTTATTTTTGTGTCGtagttattattgttgttgttatgaaATTCAAAGTCCATTTTTTGTTTGCTAAGTTTATGTGGTCCTGGATCATGTATAATCTAAGTTGTATATAGCTAAGCTAGGGATCTTTCACATTTGACTGCGATAATGCATAGTATGCTGTGTTGTTGACGTGCTCATCTACACCAATTCTCTCCTACCACCAGGATATAGATTTAATCAATAACAGGTGGAGAATATCTTGTGaaatctctttctttttttccaaGTTAGCAAAGATATCCTATAATCCAGTGCTTCCGAATGAAAAATAGAGAATTGTTACTTTTGGAAAGGTCAAATAGGATGGAAAACGGGAATCTAATTTATCAGGCAGGTTTGCTTGaaattgagcaattttgaaTTTGGAACTGAAATTAGATATAATACATTCACTGTTCAGTGGGGAGGCACTTAATTCAAACACATATGTTTAAGCAAGAACACAATTAACATGCACTACTTGCACTTTTGATCTTCTTACTATAGGCTTCTTATCAATGATTCTTCTCTTGATGTTGCTCTCTTCCTATAGTCTTCTTTATTCTTTACTGAACGAGGAAATAGACTGTGGATTGCGTGTTTTGTTTGACTATTGTAATTTTGGTTCCATAGTTTGTAGTACTGCTGAAAGTTATTGTTGATTATCCTAGAGCAAGATGAAGTTTGCTTGCTACGTGGACAGATGTTATGGTTATCGTAAGATTCTGTTATGCTGTGTTTTAATGTGTTAGATTACTTATTGATATTCTTTTGATTGTTACATTAAATCATACACCATTTTATTCACTATATCCATCTTGTTGGGCTCACTTGGTGGTGATTCGTCTTCAGTAACTTTTTAGTTCTTTCCCATGTTCATATTTTGAACTTGTTTGAACATGACAAACTTTTACAACAATCTTATTGAGTCAATCTGCATTTTAAGATAATGGTTCGTGGAAGAGATGCCTGTTGGGAACACTGTGTCCTGGTTGATGCAACTAAACAAAAGGTCAGATGTAATTATTGTCAAAGGGAATTCAGTGGAGGTGTATACAGGATGAAATTTCACTTGGCtcaaattaaaaacaaagatATTGTTCCATGCACCGAAGTTCCAACTGATGTACGAGACCATATTCAAAGTATATTAAGTACACCCAAGAAACCAAAAACTCCCAAGAAACATAAGGGAGATCAAGCTGCTATTTCAAATGGTCAACAGAATAGCTCGTCTGCTAGTGGTGGATTGCACCATAGCCATGGGTATAGTGGACAGAATGGTATTGCTTGTCCATCTTTATTATTTCCACTTCCTTCGCCATGTGCGCAGCCAATAGTGGATGATGGAAAAAAGCAAAAGCAGGATGATGCTGATAGAAAACTTGCCATATTTTTCTTCCAGAATTCTATTCCTTTTAGTGCTGCTAAATCAATGTATTATCAGGATATGGTGGACGCCATAGCTCAGTGTGGGTTAGGCTATAAAGCACCAACTTATGAGAAATTAAGGTCTACTCTTTTGGAAAAAGTGAAAGCTGATATTCACaatgattataaaaaatacagGGATGGGTGGAAAGAAACAGGATGCACAATCTTATGTGATAACTGGTCTGATGGTAGGCTCGGATCACTTGCtgtgttttctgttgcatgccCAAAAGGAACATTGTTCTTGAAGTCGGTTGATGTTTCAGGTCATGAAGATGACAGTACTTACTTGTTTGAGCTTTTGGAGTCAGTTGTGCTGGAAGTTGGTTTAGAAAATGTTGTTCAGGTTATGACAGATGCCAGTGCTGGTTATGTTTGTGCTGGAAGGCTTCTCACAGCGAGGTatagttttttgttttggtCTCCTTGTGTTGCTTATTGTATCGATAAGATGTTAGAGGATGTTGGTAGACAAGATTGGGTTAGCACAGTCCTGGAAGATGCAAAGACAATCACAAAGTACATTTATAGTCATGCATGGATTCTGAATATAATGAGAAAGTTTACAGGTGGAAAGGAATTAATCAGACCAAAAATTACTAGATTTGTCACTGATTTCCTTTCCTTGAGATCTATAGTGATGCAGGAGGATAATTTGAAGCACATGTTTTCTCATTCAGAATGGTTGTCTTCCATGTATAGCAGACGTTCAGATGCACAAGCCATTAAGTCATTGCTATATTCGGATAGATTTTGGAAGTATGCGCATGAAGCTGTGAGTGTTTCTGAGCCACTGGTTAAACTCCTAAGGATGGTTGATGGGGACATGCCTGCTATGGGTTATATA encodes:
- the LOC114172969 gene encoding protein ODORANT1-like; this translates as MGRQPCCDKLGVKKGPWTAEEDKKLINFILTNGQCCWRAVPKLAGLRRCGKSCRLRWTNYLRPDLKRGLLTQAEEQLVIDLHARLGNRWSKIAARLPGRTDNEIKNHWNTHIKKKLLKMGIDPVTHEPLNKEVTSQDSSSPAEHFSQVDNTNIHQVKENSVALNLEENSTSSPAENSSGEESLLMDSICSDVSLMNSMWLDETPLMDMLWDSTPKLENEKLPMWEDNCPWLLDCQDFGIHDFGFNCSSEIESNALQTLDMDRKGL
- the LOC114173735 gene encoding uncharacterized protein LOC114173735 isoform X1 — protein: MVIIMVRGRDACWEHCVLVDATKQKVRCNYCQREFSGGVYRMKFHLAQIKNKDIVPCTEVPTDVRDHIQSILSTPKKPKTPKKHKGDQAAISNGQQNSSSASGGLHHSHGYSGQNGIACPSLLFPLPSPCAQPIVDDGKKQKQDDADRKLAIFFFQNSIPFSAAKSMYYQDMVDAIAQCGLGYKAPTYEKLRSTLLEKVKADIHNDYKKYRDGWKETGCTILCDNWSDGRLGSLAVFSVACPKGTLFLKSVDVSGHEDDSTYLFELLESVVLEVGLENVVQVMTDASAGYVCAGRLLTARYSFLFWSPCVAYCIDKMLEDVGRQDWVSTVLEDAKTITKYIYSHAWILNIMRKFTGGKELIRPKITRFVTDFLSLRSIVMQEDNLKHMFSHSEWLSSMYSRRSDAQAIKSLLYSDRFWKYAHEAVSVSEPLVKLLRMVDGDMPAMGYIYEAIESAKVVIKAYYKGIEEKYLPIWEIIDRRWNMQLHSSLHAAAAFLNPSISYNPNLKKDLRMRNGFQEAMLRLATTDKDKMEITKELPTYINAQGALGTDFAILGRTLNAPGDWWTSYGYEIPTLQKAAMRILSQPCSSLWYRWNWSTFQNVHNKKQNRVKLEKFSDLVFVHCNLWLKTIFQRREAKCGPIVFDEIDCSCEWPSEIECLPPLMDDSWLEDLPLQCRGSP
- the LOC114173735 gene encoding uncharacterized protein LOC114173735 isoform X2, with the protein product MVRGRDACWEHCVLVDATKQKVRCNYCQREFSGGVYRMKFHLAQIKNKDIVPCTEVPTDVRDHIQSILSTPKKPKTPKKHKGDQAAISNGQQNSSSASGGLHHSHGYSGQNGIACPSLLFPLPSPCAQPIVDDGKKQKQDDADRKLAIFFFQNSIPFSAAKSMYYQDMVDAIAQCGLGYKAPTYEKLRSTLLEKVKADIHNDYKKYRDGWKETGCTILCDNWSDGRLGSLAVFSVACPKGTLFLKSVDVSGHEDDSTYLFELLESVVLEVGLENVVQVMTDASAGYVCAGRLLTARYSFLFWSPCVAYCIDKMLEDVGRQDWVSTVLEDAKTITKYIYSHAWILNIMRKFTGGKELIRPKITRFVTDFLSLRSIVMQEDNLKHMFSHSEWLSSMYSRRSDAQAIKSLLYSDRFWKYAHEAVSVSEPLVKLLRMVDGDMPAMGYIYEAIESAKVVIKAYYKGIEEKYLPIWEIIDRRWNMQLHSSLHAAAAFLNPSISYNPNLKKDLRMRNGFQEAMLRLATTDKDKMEITKELPTYINAQGALGTDFAILGRTLNAPGDWWTSYGYEIPTLQKAAMRILSQPCSSLWYRWNWSTFQNVHNKKQNRVKLEKFSDLVFVHCNLWLKTIFQRREAKCGPIVFDEIDCSCEWPSEIECLPPLMDDSWLEDLPLQCRGSP